The Linepithema humile isolate Giens D197 chromosome 7, Lhum_UNIL_v1.0, whole genome shotgun sequence genome has a window encoding:
- the Klp67A gene encoding kinesin-like protein KIF18A, giving the protein MVFNKKDFGKAYSPNKVRKAEKKLLSTVRSAKPSTSGITAVKTDDSSEISIKVIVRVRPHNERELQDNSRTVIEVVDDRMLIFDPKEQATPFFFHNVAQKGRDMLKRQNKQMQFIFDRIFDSTSTNVDVFEGSTKSLISSLLEGYNCSVFAYGATGAGKTHTMLGNREDPGITYRTVAELFSEIENQSKHREFNLGVSYLEIYNENVQNLLHKTGQLHLREDGRCGVVVAGLEPIAIQSAEELLSLLAEGNKNRTQHPTDANKESSRSHAVFQVYIKMINKLDSQVQRVKLSMIDLAGSERASATGCKGVRFKEGANINKSLLALGNCINNLADGIKHIPYRDSKLTRLLKDSLGGNCHTVMIANIGPSSLTYEDTYNTLRYANRAKKIKSNAKKNVSCEMHVAGYIKIVEEQKKEIDILKSKLAAFENGALQSTLENKPNKLLTDVHCKLAKFYDQKKDLIEKMLALESSDKILACRILYKKDADERLHNLTAANDVLLPEEQNASGKLRINKSVHHFQRQRDSLRVQMEETWQELCSIEMEIQEITASLKSEPLDENLQNKLSLQISGIEKCWISGMQQHVMKLGGLMQCERHSINTITKMMSKTLQNYYNMVKGYGTMTDKMQLEFKELIKLLEGFRNIKWSDSDMVNTAEDFNVFNCLSMAGMDPLNNPIPIIVTALETNEEERDTCSTNVLNCTFNAAPNDNNIDSTFNIEDENSSRESNEQNDKTLKEAPREKSAIKGIARKRILSDKNSENDSTPSKQIKKPGTTNKMIVQSNDRMGKENMNRQKPMSAKNIAILNKLKSNTPNLMSLSSRSNNNQEGTDLALKTMRNKERRGLMTTHPYYKPIAGKKPAPAIPSTRVPW; this is encoded by the exons ATGGTTTTCAACAAGAAAGACTTCGGCAAGGCGTACTCGCCGAATAAAGTCAGGAAAGCggaaaagaaattgttatcGACTGTTAGATCGGCCAAGCCGAGCACAAGCGGCATTACGGCTGTAAAAACCGATGATTCTTCCGAAATATCGATTAAGGTGATTGTAAGAGTACGTCCCCACAATGAACGTGAGCTGCAAGATAATAGCAGAACAGTCATCGAAGTTGTGGATGACAGAATGCTGATCTTTGATCCAAAGGAGCAAGCAACGCCTTTCTTCTTTCACAATGTGGCGCAGAAGGGCAGAGATATGCTGAAAAGACAAAACAAACAGATGCAATTTATCTTTGACAGGATCTTCGACTCTACATCCACCAATGTTGATGTGTTTGAGGGAAGCAccaaaagtttaattagtaGTCTTCTGGAAGGTTACAATTGCTCTGTGTTTGCTTATGGCGCGACTGGTGCTGGTAAAACTCACACTATGCTAGGAAACAGAGAAGATCCTGGTATTACATATCGTACTGTGGCAGAATTATTTTCCGAAATTGAAAATCAGAGTAAACATCGTGAATTTAATTTGGGTGTATCTTACCTAGAGATATATAACGAGAATGTACAAAACTTGCTGCACAAGACTGGTCAGTTACATCTGAGGGAAGATGGTAGATGCGGAGTTGTGGTTGCTGGATTAGAACCAATCGCTATCCAAAGCGCTGAGGAATTATTGTCACTATTGGCAGAAGGTAATAAGAATCGTACTCAACATCCGACAGATGCAAACAAGGAGAGTAGTAGAAGTCATGCAGTTTTCCAAGTATATATCAAGATGATCAATAAGCTGGATAGTCAAGTGCAGCGAGTCAAATTGTCCATGATCGATTTAGCGGGATCCGAAAGAGCTTCAGCAACTGGATGTAAAGGCGTAAGGTTTAAGGAAGGTGCTAACATCAACAAATCCTTATTGGCTCTTggaaattgtataaataatcttGCGGATGGTATAAAACATATTCCGTATAGAGATTCCAAGCTTACTAGGTTACTGAAAGATTCACTCGGCGGTAATTGCCATACCGTTATGATAGCTAATATTGGTCCCTCCAGCCTTACCTATGAGGACACGTATAATACATTGAGATACGCGAATCGGGCAAAGAAGATCAAATCAAACGCCAAGAAGAACGTGTCTTGCGAAATGCACGTCGCTGGTTACATCAAGATAGTTGAGGAACAGAAAAAggaaatagatattttgaaatcaaaattagcAGCTTTTGAGAATGGCGCGTTGCAATCGACATTGGAAAACAAGCCAAATAAATTGTTGACGGATGTACACTGCAAACTGGCAAAATTCTACGATCAGAAAAAAGATTTGATTGAGAAGATGTTGGCCTTGGAAAGTTCTGATAAGATATTAGCCTGTAGAATACTTTACAAAAAGGATGCGGATGAAAGACTTCACAACCTGACAGCAGCTAATGATGTTTTGTTGCCAGAAGAACAAAACGCCAGTGGAAAGTTGCGCATTAACAAGTCTGTGCACCATTTCCAACGGCAAAGAGATTCTCTTAGAGTGCAAATGGAAGAAACATGGCAAGAATTATGTTCGATTGAAATGGAGATACAGGAGATAACTGCTTCTCTGAAAAGCGAACCTCTTGATGAGAATCTGCAAAACAAACTGTCTTTACAAATTTCTGGGATTGAGAAATGTTGGATTTCCGGAATGCAACAACATGTGATGAAGCTCGGTGGTCTTATGCAATGCGAGAGGCACTCGATCAACACTATAACAAAAATGATGAGTAAAACTTTGCAGAATTACTATAATATGGTGAAAGGTTACGGAACAATGACTGATAAGATGCAACTAgagtttaaagaattaatcaAGTTGCTCGAAGgttttcgaaatattaaatggTCCGATTCGGACATGGTGAACACTGCGGAAGATTTCAACGTCTTCAATTGTTTAAGTATGGCTGGAATGGATCCGTTGAATAATCCTATTCCAATAATTGTGACAGCATTGGAAACGAATGAGGAAGAACGTGATACTTGCAGTACAAATGTTTTGAATTGCACTTTCAATGCTGCGccaaatgataataatatcgatAGTACCTTCAACATAGAGGATGAAAATAGTAGTCGTGAAAGTAATGAACAGAATGACAAAACTTTGAAGGAAGCTCCACGTGAGAAATCTGCCATAAAAGGAATAGCTAGAAAGCGTATATTGTCCGATAAAAATAGTGAAAACGACAGCACACCATCTAAGCAGATAAAGAAGCCTGGAACAACTAATAAAATGATTGTACAGAGTAATGATCGAATGGGCAAGGAGAACATGAATAGACAGAAGCCTATGAGTGCAAAGAATATCgctattttgaataaattaaagagcAATACGCCTAATCTCATGTCGCTTTCATCCCGATCTAATAATAACCAAGAAGGGACAGATCTGGCTCTTAAGACGATGCGAAATAAAGAAAGACGCGGTCTTATGACAACGCATCCATATTATAAACCAATTGCGGgaaaaaa acCTGCTCCAGCCATACCATCTACTAGAGTTCCCTGGTAA
- the LOC105673555 gene encoding uncharacterized protein, with protein MLKIVLLLGAFDIILCEIQRQTRPDAISQVPSCRNPPLCYLSDTYKTESKSISFLPYANSQNYGRQQSNLARSYHSGFGLSASPAYYPTFDPISVVASLAFLAFLLQSFASLFDRSRSILPTIVSGRQSTMADVILPEFSTHVSRALREYENLNEDLERK; from the exons ATGTTGAAGATTGTATTGCTCCTTGGTGCATTCGACATCATTCTATGTGAAATACAAAGACAAACAAGACCAGACGCTATAAGCCAAGTACCATCTTGCAGAAATCCGCCTCTATGTTACTTATCGGATACGTACAAGACGGAGTCCAAGAGCATATCGTTTCTACCTTATGCGAATTCTCAAAATTACGGCAGGCAACAATCGAATCTTGCGCGCAGTTATCACAGTGGATTTGGTTTGTCCGCATCACCAGCTTATTATCC CACTTTTGATCCCATCAGTGTGGTGGCGTCATTAGCATTTTTGGCGTTTTTACTGCAATCATTCGCTTCGCTTTTTGATCGTTCAAGATCAATTTTGCCAACGATAGTCAGTGGCCGACAATCAACCATGGCCGACGTGATATTGCCGGAATTTTCGACACACGTGTCACGTGCCTTGCGAGAATAC GAAAATCTCAACGAGGATCTAGAAAGgaagtaa
- the mRpS35 gene encoding small ribosomal subunit protein mS35, whose translation MLLSRRLFETKLSQSLSKTLKLAIYSTASESNTEEQFRVLELYSQKKATQEKRKTRQINVPPPRTTEMVIDQDWPSVWPGTRTFHPASIPLPLHQGYKEKGAPPGKYANAELMKIPNFLHLTPPAIQRHCEALKQFCTEWPTALENEEKCAKHFPVEIITSDYCYSSPTIRDPLARIVSLQVKLSSLHLDTHAKDKLLRLLGNKYNPETDIITITTDRCPTRKQNLEYARYLLTAVYHESWRVEPWEAEKSIADMEYFDWDTSQSRTNAVTLYKWPKSPTSYDYETIPHVTEYKIAVSDLVNKGEDQYSVNEYKEAVKNLLNLRCDNKN comes from the exons atgttgttgTCAAGACGTTTATTCGAGACGAAACTTTCGCAAAGTTTATCGAAAACACTGAAGCTTGCAATATATTCAACTGCCTCAGAATCAAACACCGAGGAAC AATTTCGAGTGTTAGAGCTTTATTCGCAGAAGAAAGCTACACAGGAAAAGCGGAAAACACGACAAATCAATGTCCCACCACCGAGAACTACAGAAATGGTTATTGATCAGGACTGGCCATCAGTCTGGCCGGGTACGCGAACCTTTCATCCTGCTTCAATACCTCTTCCGTTGCATCAAGGATACAAAGAAAAGGGTGCACCGCCTGGTAAATACGCTAATGCTGAGCTCATGAAAATACCAAACTTTTTACATCTTACACCACCTGCAATTCAAAGACATTGCGAAGCATTGAAACAGTTTTGTACGGAGTGGCCTACAGCTTTGGAAAACGAAGAGAAATGTGCGAAACATTTCCCTGTTGAGATTATTACATCCGACTATTGTTATTCTTCACCCACGATTAGAGATCCACTCGCTAGAATTGTGAGTTTACAAGTGAAATTATCCTCTCTTCACTTAGACACTCATGCAAAAGATAAGTTATTGAGATTATTAGGAAACAAGTATAATCCAGAGACAGATATAATAACGATTACAACCGATAGATGCCCAACTAGAAAGCAAAATTTAGAATACGCACGTTATCTCCTCACAGCAGTGTATCATGAATCTTGG AGAGTTGAGCCTTGGGAAGCTGAAAAATCCATAGCAGACATGGAATATTTTGATTGGGATACCAGTCAAAGTCGTACAAATGCAGTGACTCTATACAAATGGCCGAAATCGCCAACCAGTTATGATTATGAGACTATCCCACATGTAACTGAGTATAAAATTGCTGTTTCGGATCTCGTAAATAAGGGCGAAGATCAGTATTCAGTCAATGAATACAAGGAAGCTGTTAAAAACTTGTTAAATCTCAGAtgtgacaataaaaattga